One genomic segment of Suncus etruscus isolate mSunEtr1 chromosome 15, mSunEtr1.pri.cur, whole genome shotgun sequence includes these proteins:
- the UBFD1 gene encoding ubiquitin domain-containing protein UBFD1: MAAAGAPDGLEEAGMDTEAETVAGEAPARARNCVEAGGTAAGPGPGPAAAEEDSCPAARGSPQPAPPAQPPGDPAAAQASAVSNGEDVGQELVDLKIVWNKTKHDLKFPLDSTGSELKQKIHSITGLPPAMQKVMYKGLVPEDKTLREMKVTSGAKIMVVGSTINDVLAVNTPKDAAQQDAKAEESKKEPLCRQKQHRKVLDKGKPEDVMPSVKGAQERLPTVPLSGMYNKSGGKVRLTFKLEQDQLWIGTKERTEKLPMGSIKNVVSEPIEGHEDYHMMAFQLGPTEASYYWVYWVPTQYVDAIKDTVLGKWQYF, encoded by the exons ATGGCGGCGGCCGGAGCCCCGGATG GCCTGGAGGAAGCTGGCATGGACACGGAGGCCGAGACGGTGGCCGGCGAGGCCCCCGCGCGGGCCCGCAACTGCGTGGAGGCCGGAGGCACGGCGGcagggccggggccggggccggcggCGGCGGAGGAGGACTCTTGCCCGGCCGCGCGAGGCAGCCCGCAGCCCGCGCCCCCGGCCCAGCCCCCCGGGGACCCCGCCGCGGCCCAGGCCTCCGCGGTCAGCAACGGCGAAGACGTGGGCCAGGAGCTGGTGGACCTCAAGATCGTCTGGAACAAGACCAAGCACGACTTGAAGTTCCCTCTGGACAGCACCGGCTCCGAGCTCAAGCAGAAGATCCACTCGATCACAG GTCTTCCGCCGGCCATGCAGAAAGTTATGTACAAGGGCCTTGTCCCTGAGGATAAGACATTGAGAGAAATGAAAGTGACCAGTGGGGCCAAGATCATGGTGGTTGGCTCCACGATAAATGATGTTTTAGCCGTGAACACGCCCAAAGATGCTGCTCAGCAGGATGCCAAGGCCGAAGAGAGCAAGAAGGAACCACTCTGCAGGCAGAAA CAACACAGGAAAGTGTTGGATAAAGGGAAGCCTGAAGATGTGATGCCCTCGGTGAAGGGCGCCCAG GAGCGCCTGCCTACTGTCCCCCTGTCCGGCATGTACAACAAGTCGGGAGGCAAAGTGCGACTCACCTTCAAGCTGGAGCAGGACCAGTTGTGGATTGGCACAAAAG AACGGACTGAAAAGCTGCCCATGGGCTCCATCAAGAACGTGGTGAGCGAGCCCATCGAGGGACACGAGGACTACCACATGATG GCATTTCAGTTGGGCCCCACGGAAGCCTCTTACTACTGGGTGTACTGGGTTCCAACTCAATATGTGGATGCAATCAAAGACACTGTGCTGGGGAAGTGGCAGTATTTTTGA
- the NDUFAB1 gene encoding acyl carrier protein, mitochondrial — translation MAARVLCVCVRRLPAALAPLPRLPTWAATRQLSDLLRPVGTRTRPGAPPRPAAPLAQVPGRLAQLCRQYSDAPPLTLEGIKDRVLYVLKLYDKIDPEKLSVNSHFMKDLGLDSLDQVEIIMAMEDEFGFEIPDIDAEKLMCPQEIVDYIADKKDVYE, via the exons ATGGCGGCTCGTGTCCTCTGCGTCTGTGTCCGCCGCCTGCCCGCGGCCTTGGCGCCGCTGCCTCGGCTCCCTACGTGGGCCGCGACCCGACAGCTCAGCGACCTCCTGCGTCCCGTGGGCACCCGGACGAGGCCCGGGGCCCCGCCGCGGCCAGCTGCGCCGCTCGCGCAG gtccctggcaggctggcacAGTTGTGCCGCCAGTACAGCGATGCGCCCCCTCTGACGTTAGAGGGCATCAAGGACCGTGTTCTCTATGTGCTGAAGCTCTACGACAAAATAGACCCCGAAAAG CTCTCTGTCAATTCGCATTTCATGAAAGACCTGGGCTTAGATAGTTTGGACCAAGTGGAGATTATCATGGCCATGGAAGACGAATTCG GGTTTGAAATTCCTGATATAGATGCAGAAAAGTTAATGTGTCCACAAGAAATCGTAGATTACATTGCAGACAAGAAGGATGTGTATGAATAA